Proteins encoded by one window of Deinococcus planocerae:
- a CDS encoding DUF5615 family PIN-like protein, producing MRRRLEARRLPAEGAGEKPTDLELWTYATEHALVIVTKDADFIDRMLALDAPPPWLVRLHCGNLRARPMREFLEA from the coding sequence TTGAGAAGACGGCTTGAAGCCCGGCGGCTACCTGCTGAAGGAGCTGGGGAAAAACCCACCGACCTGGAGCTGTGGACCTACGCCACCGAGCACGCCCTGGTGATCGTCACCAAGGACGCGGACTTCATCGACCGGATGCTGGCCCTGGACGCGCCTCCGCCGTGGCTGGTGCGCTTGCACTGCGGGAACCTGCGCGCCCGGCCCATGCGGGAGTTTCTGGAGGCGTAG
- a CDS encoding DUF433 domain-containing protein — MNERIVIDPAICNGRPTVKGTRITAQTVIEFLAAGDSIEDVLDEYPTLTREDVLACLAFSSRLLAHQFTVEKTA; from the coding sequence ATGAACGAGCGGATCGTCATCGACCCGGCCATCTGCAACGGCAGGCCCACCGTGAAGGGCACCCGCATCACGGCGCAGACGGTCATCGAGTTCCTCGCCGCCGGGGACAGCATCGAGGACGTGCTGGACGAATACCCGACCCTGACGCGGGAGGACGTGCTGGCGTGCCTCGCCTTCTCCTCCCGGCTGCTGGCCCATCAGTTCACCGTTGAGAAGACGGCTTGA
- a CDS encoding type II toxin-antitoxin system HicB family antitoxin, translated as MAQTYLCVVEQGDEGSSWGAYALDLPVSATGASRDKVVRLLRERLALHIDWLRADGEEVPPPTTTEAQHRAELEADEAPEISDLSRTEFLLLEPVSFHAAVMVLERLRWKAGLSQRQVAERLLNPFKLDQDRARLRAVAAALGQEPGSEPVDRPA; from the coding sequence ATGGCTCAGACGTACCTATGCGTGGTGGAGCAGGGAGATGAGGGCTCAAGCTGGGGTGCCTACGCCCTAGACCTGCCCGTGAGCGCTACGGGGGCGAGCCGCGACAAGGTCGTCCGGCTGCTCCGGGAAAGGCTGGCACTACACATCGACTGGCTCCGGGCGGACGGGGAGGAGGTGCCCCCGCCCACCACCACGGAGGCGCAGCACCGCGCCGAGTTGGAAGCCGACGAGGCCCCGGAGATCAGCGACCTCAGCCGCACCGAGTTTCTGCTCCTGGAGCCAGTTTCCTTCCACGCGGCAGTGATGGTCCTGGAGCGGTTGCGCTGGAAGGCGGGGCTGAGCCAGCGGCAGGTGGCGGAGCGCCTGCTCAACCCGTTCAAGCTCGATCAGGACCGCGCCCGCCTGCGCGCCGTCGCGGCGGCCCTGGGCCAGGAGCCGGGGAGCGAGCCGGTCGACCGCCCCGCCTGA
- a CDS encoding excalibur calcium-binding domain-containing protein translates to MRPLPFLALLWASVAAAEVPASITGVPTITDGDTLQIRGTKIRLHGVDAPESSQTYLRAGKVYGCGREAAFALADLVRGKNVTCTRQDVDRYGRMVAVCTVGCVEVNRWLVQQGHALPSLQYGGAIYRDAEATARAAKRGLYAESFQNPWDYRRNPQNPVTAGTPRAASPAPAATPSSSAGGVYYRNCAAARAAGAAPVRAGQPGYGTHLDRDRDGVGCE, encoded by the coding sequence ATGCGTCCCCTGCCCTTCCTGGCCCTCCTGTGGGCCTCCGTCGCTGCCGCCGAGGTGCCCGCCAGCATCACAGGCGTCCCGACCATCACGGACGGCGACACCCTGCAAATCCGGGGCACCAAGATCAGGCTCCACGGCGTCGACGCCCCGGAGTCCTCCCAGACCTACCTGCGCGCCGGGAAGGTCTACGGCTGTGGCCGCGAGGCCGCCTTCGCCCTGGCGGACCTCGTGCGGGGCAAGAACGTCACCTGCACCCGCCAGGACGTGGACCGCTACGGGCGCATGGTCGCGGTCTGCACGGTGGGCTGCGTGGAGGTCAACCGCTGGCTGGTGCAACAGGGGCACGCCCTGCCCTCCCTGCAATACGGCGGGGCGATCTACCGGGACGCGGAGGCCACCGCCAGGGCGGCCAAAAGGGGCCTCTACGCGGAGAGTTTCCAGAACCCCTGGGACTATAGGCGCAATCCGCAGAACCCGGTCACGGCGGGCACCCCCAGGGCGGCCTCGCCTGCCCCGGCGGCCACTCCGTCGAGCAGCGCGGGCGGCGTGTACTACCGCAACTGCGCGGCGGCCAGGGCGGCGGGCGCGGCCCCCGTGCGGGCGGGGCAGCCGGGGTACGGCACCCACCTGGACCGGGACCGCGACGGCGTGGGGTGTGAGTGA
- a CDS encoding HNH endonuclease, with product MKRRKTYRKVRDRATGRSVLLHRRLAAEMLGRPLLSGEIVHHRDGNSTNNARENLLVLPSQRYHAHVEYHLRCEKRGMSSLFPELLSSVKEERPGTLFEGVLPHQEGASRLARREHQQRTHSPLRDDPRQRSWG from the coding sequence GTGAAGCGGCGCAAGACGTACAGGAAGGTGCGGGACAGGGCGACCGGACGGTCGGTCCTCCTCCACCGCAGGCTCGCGGCCGAGATGCTGGGCCGCCCCCTGTTGTCTGGAGAGATCGTCCACCACCGCGACGGAAACAGCACCAACAACGCCCGGGAGAACCTGCTGGTGCTGCCCAGCCAGCGCTACCACGCCCACGTGGAGTACCACCTGCGCTGCGAAAAGCGGGGGATGTCCAGCCTCTTCCCCGAGCTGCTCAGCAGCGTGAAGGAGGAAAGGCCGGGCACCCTGTTCGAGGGTGTGCTGCCGCATCAGGAGGGAGCTTCGCGTCTCGCTCGGCGCGAACATCAGCAAAGGACGCACTCTCCCCTCCGTGATGACCCCCGGCAGCGCTCATGGGGCTGA
- a CDS encoding helix-turn-helix domain-containing protein — MTAPTVDPEALFLAWKAASVHAGGPLARYIETEGQHAAALDLPEAVWEAKARSPELGSLLGLLAGHIAAYEERAFPMPASPPHRLLAFLMEQQGVTVAALAQATGIGQEELDDLLSGQQDLTRRQMHTLAQALHVSPQVLL; from the coding sequence ATGACCGCACCCACTGTCGATCCTGAAGCCCTGTTCCTGGCCTGGAAGGCTGCCTCCGTCCACGCGGGCGGCCCGCTTGCCAGATACATTGAGACAGAGGGGCAGCACGCAGCAGCGTTGGACCTCCCGGAGGCGGTGTGGGAGGCCAAGGCCCGCAGCCCGGAGCTGGGGAGCCTGCTGGGCCTGCTCGCCGGGCACATCGCCGCCTACGAGGAGCGGGCCTTCCCTATGCCCGCCTCTCCCCCACACCGCCTGCTCGCCTTCCTGATGGAGCAGCAGGGCGTGACGGTGGCCGCCCTCGCGCAGGCCACGGGCATCGGGCAGGAGGAGCTGGACGACCTGCTTTCCGGTCAGCAGGACTTGACGCGGAGGCAGATGCACACGCTGGCCCAGGCCCTCCACGTCAGCCCGCAAGTCTTGCTCTGA